In Natator depressus isolate rNatDep1 chromosome 9, rNatDep2.hap1, whole genome shotgun sequence, a single genomic region encodes these proteins:
- the LOC141993306 gene encoding uncharacterized protein LOC141993306: protein MTESTAQQKMELARFQAEEKQKEHERQIELMQLEKEVQEAAHRREMEARKHVEEEKEKERKHVEEEKEKERKHVEEEKEKERKHVEEEKEKERKHALEMEKVKAQQNIPTNPSNPSPGTTPHPRKFPTYKAGDDTEAFLENFERACLGYNISTDQYMVELRPQLSGPLAEVAAEMPKEHMNKYELFKSKARVRMGITPEQSRRRFRALRWKPDVSFTRHAYHIVKHWDAWISGASVESPVNLPFLMQMEQFLEGVPEEIERYILDGKPKTVIEAGEIGARWVEVAEKKKTGRSWSGDQKGQPQATPYYRGPPKAPPTSQRTLQTPYRPTTPFSSNPPRPSDPSAGRCFKCNELGHVKANCPKNPNRLQFIAPESHQRSTGPDTSQIPLERRETVSVGGKKVTAWRDTGAQVSAIHASLVDPKLINPEIQVTIQPFKSNSFDLPTAKLPVQYKGWSGMWTFAVYDDYPIPMLLGEDLANHVKQAKRVGTVTRSQAKQAVRPSSVPETSIRTRSEVMDPDPRPMSATAVVDPVPETQMEPVPEPEPAEQPTPDPLSALNPVLATSTPEGPTEPELAAADNPTQEAQPEPESQHSAPAESGSQSTETAPSPISLPEGPSLGPQSNEELMSPASREQFQTEQEADESLQRAWTAARSNPPPLSSSNRSSPGRRRR, encoded by the exons atgacagaatccacagcacaacaaaagatggaattagccagatttcaggctgaggaaaaacaaaaggaacatgaaagacagatagaactcatgcagctggaaaaggaggtacaggaggctgcccacaggagggaaatggaggcaaggaagcatgtggaggaggagaaggaaaaagagaggaagcatgtggaggaggagaaggaaaaagagaggaagcatgtggaggaggagaaggaaaaagagaggaagcatgtggaggaggagaaggaaaaagagaggaagcatgcactggagatggagaaggtaaaggctcagcagaatataccaacaaaccctagcaatccttctccaggtaccactccccatcccagaaagttccccacctacaaggcaggtgatgatactgaggccttcttagaaaacttcgaaagggcctgccttgggtacaacatctctactgaccaatacatggtagagctgaggccgcagctcagtggacccttagctgaggtggcagctgaaatgcctaaagaacacatgaacaagtatgaactgtttaaatccaaggcgagagtcagaatggggataacacccgagcagtctcgtcggaggttcagagccctaaggtggaaaccagacgtgtcatttacccgacatgcctaccacattgtgaaacattgggatgcctggatatccggagcaagtgttgaatctccagtaaatttgcccttcctaatgcaaatggaacaattcttagagggtgttcctgaagaaatagaaaggtacatcctagatgggaagcccaaaactgtaatcgaggcaggagagattggagccagatgggtggaggtggcagagaagaaaaaaactggtcgcagttggagcggagaccagaagggacaaccccaggccacaccctattaccgggggccgcccaaagccccacctacctcccaaagaaccctccagaccccttatcgtcccaccaccccgttctccagcaaccctcctcgccccagtgacccgtcagctggacgatgttttaaatgtaacgagctggggcatgtaaaggccaactgccccaagaaccccaacagattacagttcattgcaccggaatcgcaccagaggtccacaggcccagatacctcccagatacccttggagcggagggaaactgtgagtgtgggcgggaagaaggtcaccgcgtggagggacaccggagcacaagtgtcagctatccatgcttccttagtggaccccaagttaatcaacccagagatccaagtgacgattcaacccttcaagtccaactctttcgatttgcctacagccaagttgcctgtccagtacaagggctggtcaggaatgtggacttttgcagtctatgatgattatcccatccccatgctgttgggggaagacttggccaatcatgtgaagcaggccaagagggtgggaacggtcacccgcagccaggctaaacaagccgtgaggcctagctctgttccggaaacttctatcaggacccggtcagaggtgatggacccggaccccaggccaatgtctgcaacagcagtagtggatccagtcccagagacccagatggaaccagtcccagaaccggaaccagccgaacaaccaacaccagacccattgtcagcactgaatccagtacttgcaacctcaacaccagagggccccaccgaacctgaactggcagcagccgataacccgacacaagaggctcagccggagcctgaatcccaacatagtgcaccagcggagagcggttcacagtcaacagaaacagctccatcccctatatcgcttccagagggaccaagcctaggtccacaatccaatgaggaactgatgtctccagcatcgagggaacagttccagaccgaacaggaagcagatgaaagcctccagagagcttggacggcggcacggagcaacccaccgcctctcagctcttctaatcgatccag cccagggaggagacgacgctga